One genomic window of Methanospirillum lacunae includes the following:
- a CDS encoding tetratricopeptide repeat protein, producing MTASTLRYIPLVLLILLILVQPLEATTAQEWFTSGNALYSQQRYSEAIDAFTHVIEADPGNAAAWYNKGVALFKLGEADEAIAAYEVAIGIDPRNPDYWYNKGNALYSKNLLTSAFTAYDVAIQLDPSDVQAWMAKGNVLSDLQQYDEAIRAFEAAIQMDPENAEAIFATGNAQYSKGAYADAIKSYAVALQHDSKDSKAWYNKGNAQYNLGQLDDALKSYEMALAFNPKDGVAFTNKGLTLADLGRYDEAVDAYKGAIALNSSDLKAWKSLGHVYVSQKRYDDAVQAYQQALRLDKTDPDTWTSIGDVWMEERRLDEALAAYEQAVGLAGSDPATWAGKGKALHALGRDGEALASYEIAISLKPQSAQAWVGKADSLSGLNRTSEADTAYEVALQLDPKVSGVWAGKSKNQVEMGDTTGALQSIDLALMSSPDDQRLIIQKAKTLAGMGRGSEALEFIDKSLQNMSGSLPILDEKARILIRDGRSADAELAYKPVLNGTSDDARVLEHMGDVFGAAGQKSIAERAYKGALAINPNMTLVTAKLDALDQQAKKTPVPLILIIAAVPLGYFLARRQR from the coding sequence ATGACCGCCTCCACACTGAGGTACATCCCGTTAGTGCTGCTGATCCTGCTGATACTCGTCCAGCCTCTTGAGGCTACCACAGCGCAGGAGTGGTTCACGAGTGGGAATGCACTCTATAGTCAACAGCGATACTCGGAGGCGATCGATGCATTCACTCACGTTATCGAGGCTGACCCTGGAAATGCTGCGGCGTGGTATAACAAAGGGGTTGCACTCTTCAAACTCGGGGAAGCTGATGAGGCAATTGCTGCGTACGAGGTTGCCATTGGTATAGACCCGCGGAACCCGGACTATTGGTACAATAAAGGCAATGCACTATACAGCAAAAACCTGCTTACCTCTGCATTCACAGCATACGATGTAGCCATTCAGTTAGACCCATCAGATGTACAGGCGTGGATGGCAAAAGGGAATGTACTCTCAGACCTCCAGCAGTATGATGAGGCTATTAGAGCATTCGAGGCTGCAATCCAGATGGACCCCGAGAATGCAGAAGCGATTTTTGCAACAGGGAATGCCCAGTACAGTAAAGGTGCGTATGCCGACGCGATAAAGTCATACGCGGTAGCACTACAACACGACAGTAAAGACAGCAAAGCGTGGTATAACAAAGGTAACGCCCAGTATAATCTTGGTCAACTCGATGATGCACTGAAGAGTTATGAGATGGCTCTTGCCTTTAATCCAAAAGACGGAGTGGCCTTCACCAATAAAGGACTTACCCTTGCAGACCTCGGAAGGTATGATGAGGCTGTTGACGCGTACAAAGGTGCCATAGCACTGAACAGTTCTGATCTGAAAGCATGGAAGAGTCTCGGTCATGTCTATGTCAGCCAGAAACGGTATGATGATGCAGTGCAGGCATATCAGCAGGCATTACGACTCGATAAGACAGATCCAGATACCTGGACCAGTATTGGTGATGTATGGATGGAGGAGCGCAGATTAGACGAAGCCCTGGCCGCATACGAACAGGCGGTGGGACTTGCCGGGTCTGATCCAGCAACATGGGCAGGGAAAGGGAAAGCACTTCATGCATTGGGAAGAGACGGCGAAGCCCTTGCATCATATGAGATCGCAATCTCGCTCAAACCTCAGTCTGCACAGGCCTGGGTTGGTAAAGCAGACTCTCTTTCAGGTCTCAACCGTACCAGTGAAGCAGATACTGCATACGAGGTTGCACTTCAGCTCGATCCGAAGGTTTCAGGTGTTTGGGCAGGAAAGAGCAAGAACCAGGTAGAGATGGGTGATACCACCGGCGCCCTGCAGTCAATTGACCTTGCACTCATGTCAAGTCCAGATGATCAGAGACTGATCATCCAGAAGGCAAAGACACTTGCAGGTATGGGACGCGGCAGCGAGGCACTTGAGTTTATTGACAAGTCCCTTCAGAACATGAGCGGATCACTTCCGATCCTAGATGAGAAAGCACGTATCCTAATCAGGGACGGAAGAAGTGCAGACGCAGAACTAGCATACAAACCGGTCCTGAATGGAACTAGTGATGATGCACGGGTACTCGAGCATATGGGTGATGTCTTCGGAGCAGCAGGTCAGAAGAGCATTGCCGAACGTGCGTACAAAGGAGCACTTGCAATAAACCCGAACATGACCCTGGTCACAGCAAAACTGGACGCTCTTGATCAACAGGCAAAGAAGACTCCAGTGCCCCTGATCCTTATCATAGCTGCAGTCCCCCTGGGTTATTTTCTGGCAAGAAGGCAGAGATAA
- the nrdD gene encoding anaerobic ribonucleoside-triphosphate reductase codes for MGRISKQVTLDGLSIPAMPSVRTSDGHILEWDREKIAKQIVKETRLVETFYGYEGADEECAREIAREVEDRIRKLGLKSLSGPLIREVMNIVLLERGMVQYRNVCTRVGTPVYDAHLIDVGRGFEAKDNANLQENAETSHKKKADKISKEQYLLQLPPHLADRHLCGDLHIHDLEYFGSRPFCQDWDLRYFLYYGLMPDGNGTKASVAGPAKRAEVAVLHAVKALGSAQTNFAGGQGYYNFLTFLAPFFERMDYEGMKQLMQMFVYEMTQMMVARGGQLVFSSVQLSPGVPRLWRDKPCVYNGRVWNGKQAPLRTYGEFEREVRLLFKALMEVMLEGDYWGKPFNFPKPEISIEPDFMQEDEQYNSAHPDLPTYTDLYLLTFELASKFGTPYYDNQLPAYRGAGEGISCYQCCAYQFSTVADQDKDFDRKLYFEDGMHFSMGSWGVVSLNCPRASYKAGGDEDRLFAELKALMDVAVEVFRIKVRWMDLIGRNGRMPFAMQRPRDPITGERGAMAVDFDGLVFTIGVVGLNEMVQHFTGSQLHESDDAFRLAVRAMTEMELYAREITAKHGMTIALARTPAETTGQRFAISDLLSREFEDHAKLVIKGNLGYALDHLGDTRDLPVYYTNGTHVAPGADISLARRAELEHVFFPIVDGGNIFHIWLGEARPDPRGLMDMAMKLCRNTQIGYFAFTRDLTVSLHQFTEYKGKKVPVTSFESPKVTAEHQALVS; via the coding sequence ATGGGACGCATATCAAAACAGGTTACACTTGATGGTCTCTCGATTCCGGCGATGCCATCCGTCAGGACTAGTGACGGACATATTCTGGAATGGGACCGGGAAAAGATAGCGAAGCAGATCGTCAAGGAGACACGGCTGGTCGAGACTTTTTACGGGTACGAAGGGGCAGACGAGGAGTGTGCCCGTGAGATTGCCAGGGAAGTTGAGGACCGTATCCGAAAGCTGGGTCTCAAGAGTTTATCCGGGCCGTTGATCAGGGAGGTCATGAATATTGTCCTCCTGGAACGCGGTATGGTTCAGTATCGCAATGTCTGTACAAGGGTAGGAACCCCGGTGTACGATGCCCATCTCATAGATGTCGGGCGGGGATTTGAGGCTAAAGATAATGCGAATCTGCAGGAAAATGCAGAGACCTCGCATAAAAAGAAAGCTGATAAGATTAGCAAGGAACAGTACCTGCTCCAGCTTCCCCCTCATCTTGCAGATCGGCATCTCTGTGGGGATCTCCATATCCATGATCTGGAGTACTTTGGTAGCAGACCGTTTTGTCAGGACTGGGATCTCAGATATTTCCTGTACTATGGCTTGATGCCTGACGGAAATGGTACCAAGGCATCTGTTGCAGGGCCGGCGAAGCGTGCTGAAGTTGCCGTGCTTCATGCAGTAAAAGCACTCGGGTCAGCACAGACAAACTTTGCAGGTGGGCAGGGCTACTATAACTTCCTGACGTTTTTAGCACCATTCTTTGAACGGATGGATTACGAGGGGATGAAGCAGCTCATGCAGATGTTTGTCTACGAGATGACCCAGATGATGGTCGCTCGTGGTGGTCAGCTGGTCTTTTCATCTGTGCAACTTTCACCCGGTGTACCACGGCTATGGAGAGACAAACCCTGTGTATACAATGGCCGGGTCTGGAATGGGAAACAAGCCCCTCTTCGGACTTATGGTGAGTTTGAACGTGAGGTTCGTCTCCTCTTTAAGGCACTCATGGAAGTGATGCTGGAAGGGGATTATTGGGGAAAACCATTCAACTTCCCAAAACCGGAGATCAGCATCGAGCCTGACTTTATGCAGGAGGATGAGCAGTATAACAGTGCTCATCCTGATCTTCCGACCTATACAGATCTCTACCTGCTCACATTCGAGCTCGCATCAAAGTTCGGTACGCCATACTATGACAACCAGCTTCCAGCTTACCGGGGAGCTGGAGAAGGGATCTCATGCTACCAGTGCTGTGCGTACCAGTTCTCAACAGTTGCAGATCAGGACAAGGATTTTGATCGAAAGCTCTACTTCGAGGATGGGATGCACTTCTCAATGGGTTCATGGGGCGTCGTCTCGCTCAATTGCCCAAGGGCATCCTACAAGGCAGGTGGTGATGAAGATCGCCTCTTTGCTGAGTTGAAAGCCCTGATGGATGTTGCCGTCGAGGTTTTCAGGATCAAAGTCAGGTGGATGGATCTCATCGGCAGGAATGGGCGGATGCCCTTTGCCATGCAGCGACCCCGTGATCCGATCACAGGTGAGAGAGGTGCTATGGCTGTGGACTTTGATGGCTTGGTCTTCACCATCGGTGTTGTGGGCCTGAACGAGATGGTGCAGCATTTTACCGGCTCACAGCTTCATGAGAGTGATGATGCATTCAGGCTTGCGGTGCGGGCTATGACTGAAATGGAACTCTATGCCCGTGAGATCACTGCAAAGCACGGGATGACCATTGCTCTTGCCCGAACCCCGGCCGAGACAACCGGACAACGTTTTGCGATCTCTGATCTTCTCAGTCGTGAGTTTGAGGATCACGCAAAACTGGTTATCAAGGGCAACCTTGGATATGCCCTGGATCATCTGGGTGATACACGCGATCTTCCAGTGTACTACACCAATGGTACTCATGTTGCCCCAGGAGCAGATATCTCTCTGGCACGGCGGGCCGAACTCGAGCATGTCTTCTTCCCGATAGTTGATGGCGGGAATATCTTTCATATCTGGCTCGGAGAAGCACGTCCTGATCCCCGTGGACTCATGGACATGGCAATGAAACTCTGCAGAAACACCCAGATCGGCTACTTTGCCTTTACCAGGGATCTGACAGTCAGTCTCCATCAATTCACCGAATATAAAGGAAAAAAGGTTCCAGTCACTTCATTTGAGTCACCAAAGGTGACCGCTGAACACCAGGCTCTGGTCTCCTGA
- a CDS encoding FAD-dependent oxidoreductase, with translation MIVVVGGGPAGRYAAMQLAGAGKEVLLVDKRSDGLGGQCLHQGCMVICALNDVARTMEHQEMLFRSGIIATSPVPDYTALIAKMREIIETIAGIIAKETSTAGVKVVKAEAHIDGRTVIINDERFQPEAIIIATGTHPRRLNVPGKDLPGVMTAHTFFSLPSLPRELVIIGGGVIAAEIAYIYSLLGSAVTILARSTLLKEFPEVLAHEAKKELHRVTIQEQVVVSRIVGDDHVSGVEIKTSDGFRIIKADTVLVAAGTEAEIRTITGIPLTPGGFIRINERMETEIPGVYAVGDVTGTSSLTPVARWQGRTAADVILGGEPPSPLLTVPQAIKLRNDLAFCNHHDQGGMKVTMTSPAGPGSFWAVPERATGKASMTTDPDSGEIIGMFEASPYASVIAAYHALLINTGISIDVMKQFIEVHPSADATGWIGRYLAEKIDKKKQIRSL, from the coding sequence ATGATAGTGGTGGTCGGTGGAGGACCGGCTGGAAGGTATGCAGCCATGCAACTTGCCGGGGCAGGCAAAGAAGTCCTGCTTGTTGACAAACGCAGTGATGGTCTTGGAGGCCAGTGTCTCCATCAGGGCTGCATGGTCATCTGTGCCCTCAATGATGTCGCAAGGACCATGGAGCATCAGGAGATGCTTTTCAGGTCTGGTATTATCGCAACAAGCCCTGTGCCAGATTACACCGCCCTTATTGCAAAGATGAGGGAGATCATCGAAACAATCGCCGGCATTATTGCTAAAGAGACCAGCACTGCAGGAGTGAAGGTTGTAAAAGCTGAAGCACACATTGACGGCCGGACAGTAATCATCAATGATGAACGATTTCAACCTGAAGCCATAATCATCGCAACCGGCACACACCCACGAAGACTCAATGTCCCTGGAAAGGATCTCCCGGGAGTTATGACCGCACACACGTTCTTCTCTCTTCCCTCCCTTCCCAGGGAACTGGTCATCATCGGCGGCGGTGTCATCGCTGCAGAGATCGCATACATATACTCTCTCCTTGGATCAGCTGTTACCATTCTCGCCAGGAGCACACTGCTCAAAGAATTCCCTGAAGTCCTGGCACATGAAGCAAAAAAAGAACTCCATCGGGTCACCATCCAAGAACAGGTAGTAGTGTCCAGGATTGTTGGGGATGATCATGTTTCAGGAGTTGAGATCAAAACATCAGATGGCTTCAGGATCATCAAGGCTGACACCGTACTTGTGGCTGCAGGAACAGAGGCAGAAATTCGTACAATCACAGGTATTCCACTCACTCCAGGCGGGTTCATCAGAATAAATGAACGGATGGAAACAGAAATTCCAGGAGTATATGCTGTTGGAGATGTGACAGGAACCTCGTCGCTGACCCCGGTTGCACGCTGGCAGGGACGTACCGCTGCTGATGTCATACTCGGAGGAGAGCCACCATCACCATTACTTACCGTGCCACAGGCGATAAAATTAAGAAACGATCTCGCCTTTTGCAATCACCATGATCAGGGAGGTATGAAGGTGACCATGACATCACCTGCAGGACCAGGGAGTTTCTGGGCGGTTCCGGAGCGGGCCACCGGAAAAGCATCGATGACTACAGACCCTGATTCTGGTGAAATTATCGGGATGTTTGAAGCCTCCCCATATGCATCGGTGATCGCAGCGTACCACGCCCTCCTAATCAACACGGGCATCTCTATCGATGTAATGAAGCAGTTTATCGAGGTTCACCCGTCAGCAGACGCAACAGGCTGGATAGGCAGATATCTTGCTGAGAAGATCGATAAGAAAAAACAGATTAGATCCCTATAG
- a CDS encoding ArsR/SmtB family transcription factor, with product MSEDQAELSLLLDILGNRNRRRIIDLIRDKPCFVTEISEKLMISPKAVIDHLQMLEEASILSFRHDEKRRKYYYLAHDINIQVHLDREQGLIPLVLSEDQKFIISLLKLWQMISSRQQLTLRLEELEREIDQQISEALRQGRLAGNGDTGLMVAVALAHGARTIEEISHLTDLDASTVEEVIEALVEQGIACRTGSSYRLRGNYAEQPL from the coding sequence GTGAGTGAAGACCAGGCAGAACTCTCCCTGCTGCTGGATATTCTGGGAAATCGGAATCGCAGGCGCATTATAGATTTAATCAGAGATAAGCCCTGCTTTGTCACTGAGATATCAGAAAAACTTATGATATCACCCAAGGCTGTGATAGATCATCTCCAGATGCTTGAAGAGGCCAGTATCCTCTCGTTCAGACATGATGAAAAACGGAGGAAGTATTACTATCTGGCACATGATATCAATATTCAGGTACATCTCGACAGAGAGCAGGGTCTCATCCCCCTCGTCCTAAGCGAGGATCAGAAGTTTATCATCTCCTTACTCAAACTCTGGCAGATGATCTCTTCAAGGCAGCAACTTACATTGCGGCTGGAAGAACTGGAACGGGAGATCGACCAGCAGATTAGTGAAGCACTCAGACAGGGTCGTCTTGCCGGGAATGGAGATACCGGGCTTATGGTCGCGGTGGCACTTGCCCATGGCGCACGGACCATAGAGGAGATATCACATCTGACAGATCTCGATGCCTCTACCGTGGAAGAAGTCATAGAAGCGCTTGTTGAACAGGGAATCGCATGCAGAACAGGATCGAGTTATCGACTGAGAGGAAATTATGCCGAACAACCCTTATGA
- the cca gene encoding CCA tRNA nucleotidyltransferase, translating into MSDQTKRTSLEEEVLKEIRPTTEDLDQMYALADLLIGEINTGGRATGMLVGSVARRTCVRGDRDLDIFMLFDPDLPREELEREGLSLAHSIASRHAEQAVEKYAEHPYVNATIRGMDIDLVPCYQVASATGIQSAVDRTPFHNRYISARIGPFTDDVLLLKQFVKAGGVYGSDQMTEGFAGYLCELLTLHYGGFINLITAGANWRPGLVIDIEKHQAKEFDDPLVVIDPVDPKRNVSASVSLTKLLEFSELCRGYLESPSRWFFYRPPVCIMTREEAEAELSRRGSYLYAIMLPTPPLIEDIVVPQLRKSMQTLTELLERHEFVVARADAEMLQDRSMILYELLVDTLPAVRYHAGPPANSSSNARKFLDKYIYDAAIFAGPFIKDGRYGVEIQRKFRTVRELFSSKDIFQTALGKHVKLAMEEEYTILSGMECWAQGFEIFVSDFLMKRSPLVRIRRMEEQQRIN; encoded by the coding sequence GTGAGCGATCAAACGAAACGAACATCTCTTGAAGAGGAAGTACTCAAAGAGATCCGCCCGACTACTGAGGACCTGGATCAGATGTATGCTCTTGCAGATCTCCTCATCGGAGAGATAAACACCGGAGGCAGAGCTACCGGAATGCTGGTCGGATCGGTGGCACGAAGAACCTGTGTCAGAGGTGACCGGGACCTTGATATCTTCATGCTCTTTGACCCGGATCTTCCTCGTGAAGAACTTGAACGAGAAGGACTCTCTCTCGCTCACTCGATCGCAAGCCGCCATGCTGAACAGGCTGTAGAGAAGTATGCAGAGCATCCGTATGTCAATGCCACCATCAGAGGGATGGATATTGATCTCGTCCCCTGCTACCAGGTGGCCTCTGCCACAGGAATACAGAGTGCCGTGGATAGAACACCATTTCACAACAGGTACATCTCTGCAAGGATAGGGCCATTTACAGATGATGTCCTTCTCCTCAAACAGTTTGTCAAAGCCGGTGGGGTATATGGATCTGACCAGATGACTGAGGGGTTTGCAGGGTATCTCTGCGAACTCCTCACGCTTCACTATGGTGGGTTTATAAACCTCATAACAGCAGGTGCAAACTGGCGTCCCGGACTTGTGATCGATATTGAAAAGCATCAGGCAAAGGAATTTGACGATCCACTGGTAGTTATCGACCCGGTTGATCCAAAACGCAATGTATCAGCGTCAGTATCCCTCACAAAACTTCTTGAATTCAGTGAACTCTGCAGGGGATACCTTGAGTCTCCCTCAAGGTGGTTCTTTTACCGGCCACCGGTATGCATCATGACCAGAGAAGAAGCAGAGGCAGAACTCTCGCGAAGAGGATCGTATCTCTATGCAATCATGCTGCCAACTCCACCTCTGATCGAGGACATCGTGGTTCCCCAACTTAGAAAGAGCATGCAGACCCTGACCGAACTCTTAGAACGGCACGAATTTGTCGTGGCACGGGCAGATGCAGAAATGTTACAGGACAGGTCGATGATCCTCTATGAACTTCTGGTTGACACCCTGCCAGCGGTTAGATATCACGCCGGTCCGCCAGCTAATTCCTCATCCAATGCCAGAAAGTTCCTTGATAAGTATATATACGACGCTGCAATATTTGCCGGTCCGTTTATCAAGGACGGACGTTATGGGGTTGAGATTCAACGAAAATTCAGGACCGTTCGAGAACTCTTCTCCTCAAAAGATATCTTCCAGACAGCTCTTGGTAAACATGTGAAGCTCGCCATGGAAGAGGAGTACACAATCCTATCAGGGATGGAGTGCTGGGCGCAGGGGTTTGAGATCTTCGTGAGCGACTTTTTGATGAAGCGTTCTCCGCTTGTCAGGATTCGCAGGATGGAAGAGCAACAGAGGATTAACTGA
- the thpR gene encoding RNA 2',3'-cyclic phosphodiesterase: MVRLFIAIEIPEEIKSQYAEAQEMIRSSRARLTMVQPGDMHITLKFIGEVEGSRLPSIIAALQTVSGAPFILDLGSITLNSPRSPRVVWGDVHDPGACSTLPKTIEKTLEPLGIPVEGRRFRPHITLARIRQFHPDIFQEVAEISSSCTGSFSVDRFVLKKSELTPQGPMYSDLLEVGL; this comes from the coding sequence ATGGTACGGCTGTTTATTGCGATAGAAATCCCTGAAGAGATCAAGAGCCAGTACGCAGAGGCACAGGAGATGATTCGCTCAAGCCGTGCACGACTCACAATGGTGCAGCCCGGCGATATGCACATCACACTCAAGTTTATCGGGGAGGTAGAGGGATCACGCCTACCTTCGATCATTGCTGCCCTACAAACAGTGTCCGGTGCGCCATTCATCCTTGACCTGGGATCGATCACTCTGAATAGTCCACGATCACCCAGAGTTGTCTGGGGTGACGTCCATGATCCGGGAGCCTGCAGCACTCTTCCAAAAACCATTGAAAAAACCCTGGAGCCTCTTGGTATTCCTGTAGAAGGGCGACGGTTCAGACCCCATATTACACTGGCACGAATCAGGCAGTTTCATCCAGATATTTTTCAAGAGGTCGCAGAAATCAGCAGTTCATGCACAGGCTCATTTTCTGTTGACAGGTTTGTTCTCAAGAAGAGCGAACTAACGCCACAGGGACCGATGTATTCTGATCTGCTGGAGGTTGGGTTGTGA
- a CDS encoding CS domain-containing protein, whose translation MPNNPYDDLMKNLARLIEQVTGLDQNMRYPGDNEFEAPHIIGCAIITSGSTDQEIPLRKPFEVGYEIVDADEVAFLTIALPSSLSALPEIEFDLDKVFITAGGARAPIDLSFQIIPESCTYTIMNGVVDITLTKAVIPADITE comes from the coding sequence ATGCCGAACAACCCTTATGATGACCTGATGAAAAACCTTGCCCGGTTGATCGAGCAGGTCACAGGTCTCGACCAGAATATGCGCTACCCCGGAGACAATGAGTTTGAAGCACCCCATATCATCGGGTGTGCCATCATCACCAGCGGATCTACTGATCAGGAGATCCCACTCAGAAAGCCGTTCGAAGTAGGGTACGAGATTGTGGATGCAGATGAGGTTGCATTCCTGACCATCGCACTCCCATCATCACTCTCTGCACTTCCAGAGATAGAATTTGATTTGGATAAGGTATTTATCACTGCAGGAGGAGCCCGGGCACCAATTGACCTATCATTTCAGATCATCCCTGAATCATGTACTTATACCATCATGAACGGGGTTGTGGATATCACTCTCACAAAGGCTGTTATCCCAGCGGATATCACCGAATAA
- the guaB gene encoding IMP dehydrogenase, with amino-acid sequence MYLEKLDAPKGLTFDDVLLEPAASEVEPDQTSVSTRFSRNISLNIPLVSAAMDTVSTSTMAIALARAGGISVIHRNMSAEQEVEEVKAVKREAEIIERDVLTVGPGVTVTEVERLMMLHGIGGVPVVDDGKVIGIVSRRDIRAIASRRGSEKVSSIMTHEPLVATEEITLDEAFDLMYSRKVERLPVVGKDKSLIGIISMQELLEKSQFPGAVRDDNGNLRVAAAVGPFDQNRASMLADAGVDAIVVDCAHGHNLNVVKGVKDIKASLSCDVVAGNIATRSAAEALTDTIDGLKVGIGPGSICTTRVVAGVGVPQITAIAQVAEIAAPAGVPVIADGGIRYSGDVAKAIAAGADSVMMGNMFAGTDEAPGSLVTIQGRKYKQYRGMGSLGVMSSGVSSDRYFQKKEIGRTKFVPEGVEGVTPYVGPVQEVIYQMIGGLKSAMGYTGSANIQEMHEKTKFIRITQAGYLESHPHNITITDEAPNYRI; translated from the coding sequence ATGTATCTTGAAAAACTAGACGCCCCAAAAGGACTCACGTTCGACGATGTTCTGCTCGAGCCTGCAGCATCTGAGGTTGAACCTGATCAGACATCGGTCAGTACGAGATTCTCACGCAATATTTCTCTCAACATTCCACTCGTGAGTGCTGCAATGGATACAGTCAGCACCTCGACAATGGCCATCGCACTGGCCCGTGCAGGTGGGATATCAGTCATCCACCGGAATATGTCGGCAGAACAGGAAGTTGAAGAGGTCAAGGCCGTCAAGAGGGAAGCAGAGATCATCGAACGGGATGTACTGACTGTCGGACCGGGGGTTACAGTTACCGAGGTGGAACGTCTTATGATGCTCCACGGAATCGGAGGGGTCCCTGTTGTCGATGATGGCAAGGTTATCGGTATTGTAAGCCGCCGTGACATCAGGGCGATTGCAAGCCGTCGAGGTTCGGAGAAGGTTTCCTCTATCATGACTCACGAGCCTCTGGTCGCAACCGAAGAGATCACGCTTGACGAGGCTTTTGATCTGATGTATTCCCGTAAGGTTGAACGGCTCCCGGTTGTTGGCAAAGATAAGAGTCTTATAGGGATCATCTCAATGCAGGAACTTCTGGAGAAGAGCCAGTTCCCTGGAGCTGTACGAGATGATAACGGTAACCTCAGGGTTGCAGCAGCAGTGGGACCCTTTGATCAAAACAGAGCATCAATGTTAGCAGATGCGGGCGTTGATGCAATCGTTGTGGACTGTGCACATGGACACAACCTGAATGTGGTAAAGGGTGTTAAAGATATCAAAGCAAGCCTTTCATGCGACGTGGTCGCAGGCAATATCGCTACCAGATCAGCCGCAGAGGCTCTTACTGATACTATCGACGGACTAAAGGTTGGAATCGGCCCGGGTTCCATCTGTACGACGCGGGTGGTCGCAGGTGTGGGCGTTCCGCAAATTACTGCAATTGCCCAGGTTGCCGAGATTGCCGCACCTGCCGGTGTCCCGGTTATCGCAGACGGTGGTATCAGGTACAGCGGAGATGTTGCCAAGGCTATAGCAGCAGGGGCAGACTCGGTGATGATGGGCAACATGTTTGCCGGCACCGATGAAGCACCCGGCTCATTAGTCACAATTCAGGGACGCAAATATAAGCAATATAGAGGTATGGGATCGCTTGGTGTGATGAGCAGCGGAGTCTCCAGTGACCGGTACTTCCAGAAGAAGGAGATAGGACGGACAAAGTTCGTGCCTGAGGGGGTTGAAGGTGTCACTCCTTACGTAGGTCCTGTTCAGGAGGTTATCTACCAGATGATTGGCGGGCTCAAGTCGGCGATGGGATACACCGGCTCGGCAAACATTCAGGAGATGCACGAAAAGACGAAATTTATCAGGATCACCCAGGCAGGGTACCTCGAGAGCCACCCCCACAATATCACAATTACTGATGAGGCTCCAAACTACCGCATCTGA